One stretch of Mycteria americana isolate JAX WOST 10 ecotype Jacksonville Zoo and Gardens chromosome 16, USCA_MyAme_1.0, whole genome shotgun sequence DNA includes these proteins:
- the GAA gene encoding lysosomal alpha-glucosidase has translation MPGPGPGPGPRVAAAAALLALLVPAAGRSPGAAGCEVPPGERFDCGPERLLSREGCEARGCCYAPTGPGPGPGPGPGRGPGPPWCFFPRGYRSYRAENLTATASGYTAQLRRVAASFLPGDVGSLRLDVALETPARLRFTLRDPARQRYEVPLATPRVSGRAASTLYGVQVNRDPFGLVVYRQRGGRVLLNTTVAPLFFADQFLQISTSLPSHFISGLGEHLTPLVLDTAWTRVTLWNRDMAPVPQVNLYGSHPFYLVMEDDGSAHGVFLLNSNAMDVLLQPSPALTWRTTGGILDFYVFLGPDPKSVVRQYLDIVGFPFMPPYWGLGFHLCRWGYSSTAITRQVVANMTAALFPLDVQWNDLDYMDAKRDFTFNKKSFKDYPEMVQDFHRCGLRYIMIVDPGISSSGPPGTYKPYDEGLKRGVFIRNATGQPLIGKVWPGPTAFPDFTNPETHEWWHDMVKDFHDQVPFDGMWIDMNEPSNFVEGSQDGCPNNSLERPPYVPGVFGGRLQAGTICASSQQYLSSHYNLHSLYGLTEAIASHDALLRVRGKRPFVISRSTFAGHGRYAGHWTGDVGSDWEQLYYSVPEVLLFNLFGVPLVGADICGFVGDTSEELCVRWTQLGAFYPFMRNHNDHGTRPQEPYAFSPAAQAAMRNALRLRYSLLPFLYTLFHRAHSAGETVARPLFLEFPKDPNTWAVDRQLMWGGGLLVTPVLEAGKTKVSGYFPAGTWYSLAGDSTIHSKGQWILLQAPLDTINVHVRAGHILPLQEPAFSTAESRKKGMALVVALTPDGFARGDLFWDDGESWQTFEKGDYAEILFLATHGAVLSQLLRASADLDGVLLEAVTVLGVTSPPRQVLANGALVGDFSYRSDTQVLRVPVSLPMWEQFVIAWS, from the exons atgccggggccggggccggggccggggccgcgggtcgctgccgccgccgcgctgctggcgctgctggtccccgccgcggggcgcagccccggggccgccggctgcgAGGTGCCGCCGGGCGAGCGCTTCGACTGCGGCCCCGAGCGGCTGCTGTCGCGGGAGGGCTGCGAGGCGCGGGGCTGCTGCTACGCgcccaccggccccggccccggccccggccccggccccggccgcggccccggcccgccctggTGCTTCTTCCCCCGCGGCTACCGCAGCTACCGAGCGGAGAACCTGACGGCCACCGCCAGCGGCTACACGGCCCAGCTCCGCCGCGTCGCCGCCAGCTTCCTGCCGGGGGACGTGGGCAGTCTGCGGCTGGACGTGGCGCTGGAGACCCCCGCCCGCCTGCGCTTCACG CTGCGGGACCCGGCCCGGCAGCGCTACGAGGTGCCCCTGGCCACGCCGCGGGTGAGCGGCCGAGCCGCCTCCACGCTCTACGGGGTGCAGGTCAACCGCGATCCCTTCGGCCTCGTCGTCtaccggcagcgcggcgggcgggtCCT GCTGAACACCACCGTCGCGCCCCTCTTCTTCGCAGACCAGTTCCTGCAGATCTCCACCTCCTTGCCCTCCCATTTCATCTCTGGGCTGGGGGAGCACCTGACGCCGCTGGTCCTTGACACGGCGTGGACCAGGGTCACCCTCTGGAATCGAGACATGGCGCCCGTG ccccaggtcAACCTCTACGGCTCCCACCCTTTCTACCTGGTGATGGAGGACGACGGTTCGGCCCACGGTGTCTTTCTGCTGAACAGCAACGCGATGG ACgtgctcctgcagcccagcccggccctgacCTGGCGCACGACAGGCGGGATCCTGGACTTCTACGTCTTCCTGGGCCCCGACCCCAAGAGTGTGGTGCGGCAGTACCTGGACATCGTCG GGTTCCCCTTCATGCCCCCGTACTGGGGCCTGGGCTTCCACCTCTGCCGCTGGGGCTACTCCTCCACCGCCATCACCCGGCAGGTCGTGGCCAACATGACGGCAGCCCTCTTCCCCCTG GACGTGCAGTGGAACGACCTGGATTACATGGATGCCAAGAGGGATTTCACCTtcaacaagaaaagctttaagGACTACCCGGAGATGGTGCAGGACTTCCACCGCTGCGGCCTGAGGTACATCATGATCGTG GATCCTGGGATCAGcagctcggggcctcccggcacCTACAAGCCCTACGACGAGGGACTGAAGCGAGGGGTGTTCATCCGAAACGCCACGGGGCAGCCCCTGATCGGGAAG GTCTGGCCGGGCCCGACGGCCTTCCCGGACTTCACCAACCCAGAGACTCACGAGTGGTGGCACGACATGGTGAAGGACTTCCACGACCAAGTGCCCTTCGATGGCATGTGGATT gatATGAACGAGCCATCGAACTTCGTGGAGGGCTCACAGGACGGCTGCCCCAACAACAGCCTGGAGCGGCCCCCCTACGTGCCAG GTGTGTTTGGGGGACGCCTCCAAGCCGGAACCATCTGTGCCTCCAGCCAGCAGTACCTGTCCTCCCACTACAACCTGCACAGCCTGTACGGGCTGACCGAGGCCATCGCCTCCCACGA CGCGCTGCTGAGGGTCCGGGGCAAGCGCCCCTTCGTCATCTCGCGCTCCACGTTCGCTGGGCACGGGCGCTACGCGGGGCACTGGACAGGGGACGTCGGCAGCGACTGGGAGCAGCTGTATTACTCCGTACCAG AGGTGCTGCTCTTCAACCTCTTCGGGGTGCCGCTGGTGGGTGCCGACATCTGCGGCTTCGTGGGCGACACGTCCGAGGAGCTGTGCGTGCGCTGGACCCAGCTGGGCGCCTTCTACCCCTTCATGAGGAATCACAACGACCACGGCACCCGG CCGCAGGAGCCGTACGCCTTCAGCCCGGCTGCCCAGGCTGCCATGAGGAACGCCCTCCGCCTCCGCtactccctcctgcccttcctctacACCCTCTTCCACCGGGCTCACTCCGCCGGGGAGACGGTGGCGCGGCCCCTCTTCCTTGA GTTCCCCAAGGACCCCAACACCTGGGCCGTGGACCGCCAGCTCATgtggggcggggggctgctcGTCACACCCGTGCTGGAGGCAGGAAAGACCAAAGTCAGCGGCTACTTCCCGGCGGGGACGTGGTACAGCCTCGCAGGG GACTCCACCATCCACAGCAAAGGGCAGTGGATCCTCTTGCAAGCTCCCCTGGACACCATTAACGTCCACGTCCGCGCAGGACACATCCTGCCCCTGCAG GAGCCTGCATTCAGCACTGCCGAGTCCCGCAAGAAGGGGATGGCCTTGGTCGTGGCACTGACGCCGGACGGCTTTGCCAGGGGAGACCTGTTCTGGGATGACGGGGAGAGCTGGCAGACCTTTGAGAAGGGGGACTATGCCGAGATCCTCTTCCTGGCCACGCAC GGCGCCGTGCTCAGCCAGCTCCTGCGGGCAAGCGCCGACCTCGATGGGGTCCTGCTGGAGGCCGTGACCGTGCTGGGCGTCACCAGCCCTCCCCGGCAAGTCCTGGCCAACGGTGCCCTCGTGGGTGACTTCTCCTACCGCAGCGACACCCAG GTGCTGAGAGTCCCCGTGTCGCTGCCGATGTGGGAGCAGTTTGTGATCGCTTGGTCCTGA